A single region of the Candidatus Deferrimicrobiaceae bacterium genome encodes:
- a CDS encoding phenylacetate--CoA ligase — MIWNDEFETLPREALQALQLKRLRAMVDRVFSAVPFYRAKLSDAGYAPGSIRSLSDLSALPFTTKEDLRVTYPFGLFAEPLERVVRVHASSGTTGKPVVVGYTKRDIDTWAELMARTLSCGHATRKDIIQVAYGYGLFTGGLGAHYGAEMLGGTVIPMSGGNNKRQIMLMQDFGSTVLMSTPSYALNLAELMTDDGIDPATLALRVGFFGAEPWSEAMRLEIEKKLKIDAIDIYGLSEVMGPGVASECLEEKHGLHVFEDHFIPEVIDPATGKVLPWGETGELVFTTVTKEAFPVIRYRTRDISRLIPEPCRCGRTHMRMERVSGRTDDMLIIRGVNVFPSQIESVLMAVEGVEPHYQLIVSREEALDVLEVQVEIDESIFSDKVKSLEGLSKRVEHTIKDLLGISCKVKLVEPKAIQRSEGKAKRVIDNRKL, encoded by the coding sequence GCGCTCCAGCTAAAGCGGCTGCGCGCCATGGTCGACCGCGTCTTTTCCGCGGTGCCCTTCTATCGCGCGAAGCTGTCCGACGCGGGCTATGCCCCGGGATCGATCCGCTCGCTTTCCGACCTGTCCGCCCTGCCGTTCACCACCAAGGAAGACCTGCGCGTCACCTACCCGTTCGGCTTGTTCGCCGAGCCGCTCGAGCGCGTGGTCCGCGTTCATGCCTCTTCGGGCACGACCGGCAAGCCGGTGGTCGTCGGCTACACCAAGCGCGACATCGACACCTGGGCCGAGCTGATGGCCCGGACGCTGTCGTGCGGCCACGCGACCCGCAAGGACATCATCCAGGTCGCCTACGGCTACGGCCTGTTCACCGGCGGCCTGGGCGCCCACTACGGCGCCGAGATGCTGGGCGGCACCGTCATCCCCATGTCGGGCGGCAACAACAAGCGCCAGATCATGCTCATGCAGGATTTCGGTTCCACCGTGCTGATGTCCACCCCTTCCTACGCGCTCAACCTGGCCGAGCTGATGACCGACGACGGCATCGATCCCGCGACGCTCGCGCTCCGGGTCGGCTTCTTCGGCGCCGAGCCCTGGAGCGAGGCGATGCGCCTCGAGATCGAGAAGAAGCTCAAGATCGACGCGATCGACATCTACGGCCTGTCCGAGGTGATGGGACCCGGCGTGGCGTCCGAGTGTCTCGAGGAGAAGCACGGGCTCCATGTCTTCGAGGACCACTTCATCCCCGAGGTCATCGACCCCGCGACGGGCAAGGTGCTCCCGTGGGGCGAGACCGGCGAGCTCGTGTTCACCACGGTGACGAAGGAGGCGTTCCCGGTCATCCGCTACCGGACCCGCGACATCTCGCGCCTCATCCCCGAGCCGTGCCGCTGCGGCCGCACGCACATGCGCATGGAGCGCGTCTCCGGACGCACCGACGATATGCTCATCATTCGGGGCGTCAACGTCTTCCCGTCCCAGATCGAGTCGGTGCTGATGGCGGTCGAGGGCGTCGAGCCACACTACCAGCTCATCGTCTCGCGCGAGGAGGCGCTCGACGTCCTCGAGGTGCAGGTCGAGATCGACGAGTCGATCTTCTCCGACAAGGTCAAGAGCCTCGAGGGGCTGTCGAAGCGCGTCGAGCACACGATCAAGGACCTGCTCGGCATCTCGTGCAAGGTCAAGCTCGTCGAGCCGAAGGCGATCCAGCGCAGCGAGGGCAAGGCCAAGCGCGTGATCGACAACCGCAAGCTGTAG
- a CDS encoding ACT domain-containing protein, with protein sequence MKVEQISIFLENKSGRLAEVTATLAAAGVNIRALSLADTADFGILRLIVNDSAKAKEVLKAGGFTVGKNEVVALEVPDNPGGLSGILKLLDGAGINVEYMYAFVQRSGDNAIIIFRFDDIDKAIETLIGAGVRVLKGEEVYAL encoded by the coding sequence ATGAAGGTCGAGCAGATATCGATATTCCTCGAGAACAAGTCCGGGCGGCTGGCCGAGGTGACGGCGACGCTGGCGGCGGCGGGCGTGAACATCCGGGCGCTCTCGCTGGCCGACACGGCCGACTTCGGCATCCTGCGTCTGATCGTCAACGATTCGGCGAAGGCGAAGGAAGTGCTCAAGGCGGGCGGCTTCACGGTGGGCAAGAACGAGGTGGTCGCGCTCGAGGTGCCCGATAACCCGGGCGGCCTCTCCGGCATCCTCAAGCTGCTCGACGGGGCGGGCATCAACGTCGAGTACATGTACGCCTTCGTCCAGCGCTCCGGCGACAACGCAATCATCATCTTCCGCTTCGACGACATCGACAAGGCGATCGAGACGCTGATCGGAGCGGGCGTCCGGGTGCTCAAGGGCGAGGAAGTCTACGCGCTTTAA